The genomic DNA TGGCCCAGGGCTCGCGCGCGTCCGTTTGCGAGAAACGGAAAGACGCCCTTTCGGTAATCGATCTCCGCCTCTCTGAGCTCCTCCTCCGTCCTTCCAACCGACGCGATCTCAGGGTGCGTATACACCACCGTGGGAATCGCCTCATAGTGCACATGGCCATAGCCGCCTGCGAGCATCTCCACACAGGCGATTCCTTCTTCCGATGCCTTGTGGGCGAGCATCGGGCCTCGAATGACATCCCCGACGGCATAGACACCGGTTGCATTCGTGGCAAAGTGCTCGTCCACGGAGATGCGGCCCTGCTCGTCGGGCGTGATGCCGACGGTCTCCAGACCAAGGTTCGCCGTCATCGGGACTCGCCCCACGGCCACCAATACGCGGTTACAGCGGATGGGTTCGGCCCCTTCGCATTCCACGATACAGTGATCTCCTTCGACCCGTGCCCCCGTCACGCGTCTGCCGAGGAGAAAGTCGAGGCCCTGCCGCTCGAACATCCGTTTCGCCTCGGCGGCAATCTCCACGTCCATCCCCGAAAGAATGCGGTCCAGATATTCGACGACCGTGACCTTGGCGCCGAGCCGGCGCCACACGGAGCCGAGCTCGAGGCCGATGTATCCCGCACCAATGATCACGAGATGGTCCGGCACGTCGGGATAGCTGAGCGCCTCGGTGCTCGTGGCGATGCGGTCGCCGTCGAGCCTGACTCCTGGCAGGTTTGCCGGCGTACTACCGGTCGCGATCAGAATCCAGCGGCCCCTCAGAGTCAGGCTTTCCTGGCCGGTCTCGACGACGACTGCTCCTTGGCCCGAGATGCGCCCGTGCCCCATATACCGAACGATCTTGTGCTTTCGGAAGAGGCCGTCAACGCCTTTCGTGAGACGCTCCACAATCTCATTCTTCCGCCCCAGCATGGCCGCTAGGTCGAGCGTCACGTCCACAAGTCGAATGCCGTGTGCCTCGAAGCCACCGGTCTCATCCGCCCGACCCCGGCTCGCGACTCGACTGAGCTCGCCGAAGTCCGGGGCGCGCCGTTCCGCGAGCTTGGCGGCGGCGAAGAGCTCGCTCGACTCGAGTAGCGCCTTGCTCGGAATGCATCCCACGCGGAGACAGGTCCCGCCAAGCGCTGGTTCTCGCTCCACGCAGGCCACGTTCATTCCAAGTTGCGCAGCCCGGATGGCGGCGACGTAGCCGCCGGGACCGGCGCCGATGATGATCACATCATGCTCGCGCTGAGCAGCCATCTTTCAGCTTCCTTTCACCAGGATTACGCTCCCTTAACCTCAAATCTCAACCTTAACCTTCTTAAATCTCCAAGAGGATGCGAGCCGGTTCTTCAATACAGGCCTTGATGTGTTTGAGAAACGTCACCGCCTCGCGGCCGTCCACGATCCGGTGATCATACGTGAGGGCGACGTACATCATGGGCCGGAGCACGATCTGCCCGTCCCGACCCACGGGTCGGTCCTGAATCACATGAAGCCCCAGAATGCCGCTCTGAGGCGGATTGATGATCGGGGTCGAGAGCAGCGAGCCGTACACTCCGCCGTTCGAAATGGTGAAGGTGCCCCCCTGCAGCTCCTCCAGGGTGAGCCGATTGGCCTGCGCGCGCCGAGCGAAATCGGCGATAGCGGTCTCGATTTCGGCAAAGCTCAGGCGCTCGGCGTTTTTCAACACCGGCACAACAAGGCCGCGCCCGCTTCCGATCGCGATCGCGATATCGTAATAGTGACGATAGAAGATTTCCGTGCCTCGGATCTCGGCGTTCAGCTCCGGAATCAGCTTGAGCGCCTCGATCACTGCTTTGACGAAGAAGGACATCAGGCCGAGCTTCACCGCGTAACGCTGCCGGAAGCTTTCTTGCAGGTCTTGTCTCAACGCCGTCACTGCCGTCATGTCGATCTCATTGAACGTCGTAAGCAGGGCGGCAGTCTGTTGAGCCTGTACAAGCCGCTCGGCGACGCGGCGCCGGAGCAGGCTCATCGGTACCGCTTCTTCGTCGCGGCTGCCCATCGGCTGACGCGGCGCGGATCCAGGCGGCGCAGCCTCCTCTTCGGAAACCGTCTCGACCGCAGAGGCGGGTTCCGCTTGGGACGGACGCTCTTCCAGCCGGCGGAGGACGTCTTCCTTGAGCATTCTGCCGCCGGGGCCTGTCGGCATCGGCTCCTCGACGCCAAGCCGGTGTTCGCTCAAAAGCCGGCGCGCGGACGGCATCACTCTCGCCGGGTCGGGCGTCGAGCCCGGCAGTGGCTTGGAAGCCGGTGTCTTCGGGGGTGCCTTGCCGGAAACCGAAGGGGCTCCCGTATCGTTCTGAACCGCTGCCTCATCCAAGTACGCGATCACTTCGCCGACCTGTGCCATGTCGCCCTTCTTCTTGAGAACCTTGACAAGAACGCCCGACACGGGTGCGGGCAAGTCGAGTGAGGTCTTCTCCGTCTCGAGCGAGACGATCGGCTCATCTTGGCGAACGGTCTCACCCGGCGATTTGAGCCACTCGTCGATCTGGACCTCCGTAATTGACTCCCCGATCGTCGGAATTTTCAGCTCAATGGACATCGAAGGCCGCCTTGAGCAGCTTCTGCTGCTCGATCTTGTGAAGATCATGCCATTTGGTCTCTAGACTGGCCGAGGTCGGCCGGCAGACCGTCTGGACCTTTGTAATTAACTCCCCGATCGTCGAAATTTTCAGCTCAATGGACATCGAAGGCCGCCTTGAGCAGCTTCTGCTGCTCGATCTTGTGGAGATCATGCCATTTGGTCTCTAGACTGGCCGAGGTCGGCCGGCAGACCGTCTGGACCTTTGTAATTAACTCCCCGATCGTCGGAATTTTCAGCTCAATGGACATCGAAGGCCGCCTTGAGCAGCTTCTGCTGCTCGATCTTGTGGAGATCATGCCATCCGGTCGCGGGGCTGGCAGAGGCCGGCCGGCAGACCGCCGAGAAGGGCCAGGTGCCCATCAGTCTGTCGCCGAATCGCGCAAACAAATACCGCCATGCTCCCATGTTCGCAGGTTCTTCCTGCACCCAAACCACCGACGCCTTCGGCGGATAGGACGTCAGGCACTGACGCAATTCCTCATCATGCAGAGGATAGAGCTGCTCCAATCTCAGGATCGCGACGTCGTCGCGCTTGAGCTCATCCCGCGACCCCACCAGGTCATAATAGACTTTCCCGCTGCAGAGCAGAACGCGCTCGATCCGCTCCGGCTTGGTCGTCCGGTCGAAGAGGATTCGACGGAAACGGCCTTGTTCGAGGTCTTCGAGTGTCGAGATGGCTTGCGGGTGGCGAAGCAGGCTCTTGGGCGTCATTATAACCAGGGGTTTTCGCCATCGACGCAACACCTGGCGCCTGAGCACATGGAAGTATTGGGCCGGTGTCGTCGGGTTCACGACTTGGATATTGTCGTTGACGGCAAGCTCCAGGAAACGCTCCAGGCGCGCGCTCGAATGTTCCGGCCCCTGCCCTTCGAACCCATGAGGAAGAAGAAGCACGAGTCCACTCAGTCGGCGCCATTTCTCTTCGGCGCTGACAAGGAACTGGTCGATGATGACCTGGGCCGCATTGACGAAGTCTCCGAATTGGGCTTCCCAAAGGACCAGTCCGTCGGGACAGTCCAAGCTGTACCCGTACTCGAAACCCAACACGCCCGCCTCAGAAAGAGGACTGTTGTACATCTCCACCGACGCCTGATCCGGCGCGAGATGCTGAAGCGGCACATACATTCGCCCATCCCCGGTATCGTGCAGGATGGCGTGCCGCTGGCTAAACGTTCCACGAGGCGTGTCCTGACCCGATAAGCGAACCGGGTGCCCCTCCGCGGCCAGCGTGGCGAAAGCCAACGCCTCGCCGGTAGACCAGTCAAGAGGGCGCGCGCCGGCTGCCATTTCGCGCCGGCGGTGCAGCCACTGGGTGATCTTTGCATGTGGATGAAACCCCTCAGGCAAGCGGGCAAGCGTTTCCATCAGCGCGACGAGCCGACCCCGTTCGACTCCGGTGCCGACCTCTTCGGCATCTCCGTCGAGCCCTCCATAGTACCCGGCCCATGTCCCGGTCGACTTCTCTCGTAGCGGAATGTAGGCATGGCTTCGCGCCTCGGTGAGATCCCGCTCCAGCTCCCGCCGCCGCTCCATCGCAATCCGATCCGCCTCATCGCGATCCACCTCGCCGAGGCGCAAGAGATGGCCAAGATAATATTCGCGGATGGGCCGGCGTTTATCGATGACTCCATACATGAGCGGCTGTGTAAAGCTGGGCTCGTCTCCTTCGTTGTGGCCGCGCCGACGAAAACAGTACATGTCTATCACGACGTCACTGTGAAAGGTCCGCCGAAAATCCATCGCGAGCCGCACGACGCGGGCGACGGCCTCGGGATCCTCCCCGTTGACGTGGAAAATCGGGATCTGAAGCATCTTGGCCACGTCCGTCGCATAGAGCGATGACCGCGCCTCTTCCGGCGACGTCGTGAAGCCGATCTGGTTGTTGACCACGACATGCAGCGTCCCGCCCGTGCGGTACCCCTCAAGCCGGCTCAGATTGAGCGCCTCCTGCACGACACCCTCTCCGGCGAAGGACGCATCTCCATGGATGAGAAGCGCCATGCGGCGCGATCGAGTTCGATCGCCGGCCCGGTCTTGCTTCGCGCGCGTGCGTCCAAGCGCGACCGAATTGACGAATTCCAGGTGGCTTGGGTTGAAGCAGAGGGACAAGTGCACCGTTCGTCCTGATGCCGTGACCCAGTCCGTGCTGTGGCCTAGGTGATACTTGACGTCGCCACGCCCCTCCCGGAGAGGGTCGATCACATTCTCGAATTCATGGAAAATCTCGCGCGGCCGCTTCCCGACGATATTTGCCAGGACGTTGAGCCTGCCCCGGTGGGCCATTGCCAATACGATCTCTTCCACACCGTGCTCGCCGGCGGTTTCGATCGCCAGGTCGAGCAGCGGGATCAAGCTTTCCGCCCCCTCGAGTGAGAAGCTCTTGGCGCCGGGATACTTCTGCTGAATGAATTCTTCGAAGATGACTGCGTCGGTCAGCCGCGTGAGGATACGGAGCTGCTCCCGTCGTGTGAGGCCGGCATGGTTGTCCGGCTTCTCCATCCGCTCTCGAACCCACGCTCGCCGCTCCGGGTCGTCGATATGCATGAACTGCGAGCCGATCGATCCGCAATAGGCGGCCCTTAGGCGGTCCAGAATCTCACGCAGGGTCAGGAAATCCGCCCCCGCAATTCCATGCGTGGAGAATCGCCCTTCCAAGTCGTTCGCTGTGAATCCATGGAACGCAGGATCCAGCTCGGGATGGACCGCGCGTGACATCTCCAACGGATCAATGGCGGCGGCCATGTGCCCGCGGATGAGGTACGCCTGCACGAGCTGGGAAACACGATCTTGTTGCCCGATGATGGTGTCTCGTTCGAGTCGACCGATGCCTGTCTCGTCATGATCTCGGGCAAGGAGCGCGTCCTGCTGGAGAGGAGCCTGTCTTGTCAGGTTCGAGACGAGAGGATGCAATGACGCCTGGGGTGGGTGGGTGAGACCGGCAATGCGTGCGTCCTTCGGGAAAGGAGCCTGTCTCAGAAGGCTCGGGGCGGGAGAGTGCAATGGCGCCGGGGGTGAATTGGTGGAATCAACACGATCGCGTTCTGGGTCGAAGAAGGATTTCGGCGGACGAGAGGGGCCGCGCCGCCGAGCCATGAGATGATCGCCATCGTTCTCCACATCCTTAAAATAGTCCCGCCAAGCCGGCGAGACGGAGGCAGGGTCCCGCAGGAACTCCCGATACAGATCCTCCACGAACGAGAGGTTGGCGGGAAGAGGTAGTGAAATTCGCTGGTCCATAGGCACGTGAAATTCGTGCAACTCGGCCGTGCTTCTTCTCCATTATACTTACATCAGTCCAGCATGAAAGCGCCCCTACTTCTTGTCTTCGGACCGCCCGGACGATTCGACCTTACTCTTGAGCGCGGTCAGCCGATTGTCCAGATCGGTATGGAGCTCGCCGAGATGGCGTGAAAAGTCTTCCGCCATGCCTTTCAATGCTCCTTTCACTCCTTCGGATACGCGTTGCGACCGTTCTTTCATCTCCTGGCCTTTGTGCTGTATCTCCTCCAGCTTCCCTGCAATTTGGGTTCTGGCGTCCGCGGCTTTTGCGGTGAATTCCGCCTTGGCCTCCTCGGCCCGACGCCGGAAATCAGCCGACGCCTCGCCCGCCTTGTCTCTCAATGATCCGACCGTATCCTGGAGCGACAGGGTGGCCTTTTCGATCTCTGCGTGAAGGTCGCCGGCCCGTTGTTTGAGTGTGTCGAAGGTGTCGGCGTGCGCGGCGCGTAATTCAGTGATGGAATCCGACACGGTTCTCGCGAGTGTCTCGGCACCCGTCTTGATTGTGGCGGGTGCTTCCCGAGCCGCGGCCGATGCGGCTGACGACACCCATTGAACCGCCCCTCGAAACTTGTCGATCGATTGGTCCACTTTGTCGAATTCGTCGCGCGCCTCCATCCCCAATAGGTGGGCCTGAAGCCTTAGCTCATCCCGCTTCTGTTCTAAGGAGCCCAGCCATTTCTTGATATCGTCAACGGTCAACGCCATGTTGTGTCTCCTTTGTAACGCGTCCCATTCACGGAAAGAAGACTACCACTGTAACGGGTCGAAAATATACGTGTTCAGTACGCTGTAGTGATCCGATCCGGATTGAACAGAGAGAGCCGTGATCCGCTTGTCTCAGCGGCCCTTCATCGACCCTGCGTCAAACTGAGCATATAATTGGTCAGATCATGCAGTTCCCTCTCGGTCAGAGGGAAACTCGGCCGCGATCCAAGCTTCTTCAAGATTATCGATACGACGAAGCCGGTTGCGCCGATCAATGCGGTCTTCATGATGGAACTCCTGCTTAAGAGCCGGGGGTCTGAGCCGACTGCGACAAGATCGCATCGATCTCAGCAAGCTCTGTGTCGGTCAATCGCCAGCCGGCGGCGGTCGCATTGGTTTTGACTTGTTCGGGCGAGGTCGCCCCGGCAATGATCGAGGCGACGGTCGGGCGTGAAGCCAACCATGAGACGGCAAGTTCTACCAGCGTATGTCCTCGCGAAGTCGCAA from Nitrospira sp. includes the following:
- a CDS encoding 2-oxoglutarate dehydrogenase E1 component gives rise to the protein MHEFHVPMDQRISLPLPANLSFVEDLYREFLRDPASVSPAWRDYFKDVENDGDHLMARRRGPSRPPKSFFDPERDRVDSTNSPPAPLHSPAPSLLRQAPFPKDARIAGLTHPPQASLHPLVSNLTRQAPLQQDALLARDHDETGIGRLERDTIIGQQDRVSQLVQAYLIRGHMAAAIDPLEMSRAVHPELDPAFHGFTANDLEGRFSTHGIAGADFLTLREILDRLRAAYCGSIGSQFMHIDDPERRAWVRERMEKPDNHAGLTRREQLRILTRLTDAVIFEEFIQQKYPGAKSFSLEGAESLIPLLDLAIETAGEHGVEEIVLAMAHRGRLNVLANIVGKRPREIFHEFENVIDPLREGRGDVKYHLGHSTDWVTASGRTVHLSLCFNPSHLEFVNSVALGRTRAKQDRAGDRTRSRRMALLIHGDASFAGEGVVQEALNLSRLEGYRTGGTLHVVVNNQIGFTTSPEEARSSLYATDVAKMLQIPIFHVNGEDPEAVARVVRLAMDFRRTFHSDVVIDMYCFRRRGHNEGDEPSFTQPLMYGVIDKRRPIREYYLGHLLRLGEVDRDEADRIAMERRRELERDLTEARSHAYIPLREKSTGTWAGYYGGLDGDAEEVGTGVERGRLVALMETLARLPEGFHPHAKITQWLHRRREMAAGARPLDWSTGEALAFATLAAEGHPVRLSGQDTPRGTFSQRHAILHDTGDGRMYVPLQHLAPDQASVEMYNSPLSEAGVLGFEYGYSLDCPDGLVLWEAQFGDFVNAAQVIIDQFLVSAEEKWRRLSGLVLLLPHGFEGQGPEHSSARLERFLELAVNDNIQVVNPTTPAQYFHVLRRQVLRRWRKPLVIMTPKSLLRHPQAISTLEDLEQGRFRRILFDRTTKPERIERVLLCSGKVYYDLVGSRDELKRDDVAILRLEQLYPLHDEELRQCLTSYPPKASVVWVQEEPANMGAWRYLFARFGDRLMGTWPFSAVCRPASASPATGWHDLHKIEQQKLLKAAFDVH
- a CDS encoding Dihydrolipoamide dehydrogenase of 2-oxoglutarate dehydrogenase; translated protein: MAAQREHDVIIIGAGPGGYVAAIRAAQLGMNVACVEREPALGGTCLRVGCIPSKALLESSELFAAAKLAERRAPDFGELSRVASRGRADETGGFEAHGIRLVDVTLDLAAMLGRKNEIVERLTKGVDGLFRKHKIVRYMGHGRISGQGAVVVETGQESLTLRGRWILIATGSTPANLPGVRLDGDRIATSTEALSYPDVPDHLVIIGAGYIGLELGSVWRRLGAKVTVVEYLDRILSGMDVEIAAEAKRMFERQGLDFLLGRRVTGARVEGDHCIVECEGAEPIRCNRVLVAVGRVPMTANLGLETVGITPDEQGRISVDEHFATNATGVYAVGDVIRGPMLAHKASEEGIACVEMLAGGYGHVHYEAIPTVVYTHPEIASVGRTEEELREAEIDYRKGVFPFLANGRARALGQTEGRIKVLADKKTDRVLGVHILGPRAGDLIAEATTAMAFGASSEDIARTCHAHPTLAEAFREAALAVQGRALHI
- a CDS encoding 2-oxoglutarate dehydrogenase complex dihydrolipoyllysine-residue succinyltransferase; the encoded protein is MSIELKIPTIGESITEVQIDEWLKSPGETVRQDEPIVSLETEKTSLDLPAPVSGVLVKVLKKKGDMAQVGEVIAYLDEAAVQNDTGAPSVSGKAPPKTPASKPLPGSTPDPARVMPSARRLLSEHRLGVEEPMPTGPGGRMLKEDVLRRLEERPSQAEPASAVETVSEEEAAPPGSAPRQPMGSRDEEAVPMSLLRRRVAERLVQAQQTAALLTTFNEIDMTAVTALRQDLQESFRQRYAVKLGLMSFFVKAVIEALKLIPELNAEIRGTEIFYRHYYDIAIAIGSGRGLVVPVLKNAERLSFAEIETAIADFARRAQANRLTLEELQGGTFTISNGGVYGSLLSTPIINPPQSGILGLHVIQDRPVGRDGQIVLRPMMYVALTYDHRIVDGREAVTFLKHIKACIEEPARILLEI